Part of the Halobellus ruber genome is shown below.
CCCGACGCCGACGCGACGCGCGCCAGCGACGCTGCCGCTCCGAGCGACGGCCCGTCCTCGGTCGTCGACGTCGCGCTCCCCTCGGACGCCCGCCGTCGGCTCCTGGCGGGCCTTCTGGGGATCACGGCCGTCGCGCTCGCGCTCCGGCTCGTCGCCCTCGGCGGCCGGATCTTCCACTGGGACGAGGGCCGGGTCGGCTACTGGATCCTCCGGTACCACGAAACCGGCGTCCACTCGTATCGCCCGATCGTTCACGGCCCGTTCCTCCCGATCGTCAACGACTGGCTCTTCGCGTTCCTCCCGGTTTCTGACTTCGCGGCGCGGCTCCCGGTCGCCGTCGTCGGCGGCTTGGTCCCCCTCGTGGTGTGGCTGTTCCGCGAGCGGCTCCGGCGGACGGAACTCCTCGCCCTGGCGGCGTTGCTCGCGCTGAACCCGATCGCGGTCTACTACTCCCGGTTTATGCGGAACGACGTCCTGGTGGCGGTGTTCGCGGTCGCCGCGCTGGGGTTCGTGGTCCGCGGCTTCGACACCGGGCGGCTCCGGTACGCCTTCCCCGCGGCGGCGTCGCTCGGGTTAGCGTTCACGACGAAGGAGAACGCGATCCTCTACGTGCTCTGTTTCCTCGGTGCGGGCGCGGTGCTTGCGGACCACCGACTGCTCGCGGCTCGCGCCCGCGGGGAGTCCGCGTCGACGGTCCTTGCCCGGTGGCGTGCGGGGACCACCGACCGACTCCTGAGACACGGCCCCTCCGTGCGGGCGTCGCTACAGCGGGTCGGCGTCGTCGCGGTCGGGTCTCTCGCGCTGTTCTTCGGCGTCGTGTTCTTCTTTTACGCGCCGCGTCCGGACCTCTGGCAGGCGCTTTCCTCGCCCGCACAGCTCCCCGGGGTCGTCGACGCCGGCACCGTCGGGGCCGCCGAGAAGTTCGTCGACACGTGGGCTTCCGGGAGCCACCAGGACCACCCGTACCTCCCGTACCTGGGTGACCTGGCCGAAACCCTGGCGTACGGCGCGCCCGCCGTTGTCGCGTTCGGGGTCTTCGGGATCGTCGTCGACCGCTACGGGGTCCGCGGAACCGGCCCCCGGGAGTTCGTGACGTTTGCGACCTACTGGGCGGCGGCGTCGCTCGTCGGCTACCCGATCGCGACCGACATCCAGGCGCCGTGGGCCGCAGTCCACGTGATCGTCCCGCTGGCGATCCCCGCCGCGGTCGGCGTGGCGTTCGTGGTCGACGCCGCGGGGGAAGCGGTCGCCGCCCGGGACGCGGTGAGCGTCGGCCTCGCCGCGCTCGTGGTGCTGTCGGCACTCGGCGGCGCGGCCGCGGCCAACGCCGCGTACTTCAACTCCACCGACGAGGCCGACAAGCAGGTGCTCCAGTGGGCCCAGCCGTCGAACGACCTGAAGCCCACGGTCCAGGTGGTCGGCGAAGTCGTTGCCGAAAACGACGACGGTCCCGACGTGCTCTTCGTCGGGTCGCGTCCGCCCGGCGGCGACGGCGAGACGTTCTACGTCCGCAACGAGTCGTCGCTGAACACCGCGCCGCCCGGCGGCCCGGCGTGGCACGACCGGCTCCCGCTGCCGTGGTATCTGGAACGGTACGACGCCGAGATCACGAGTACCGACCCGGACGAACAGCGGGACGCGGCGCTGTCGGACCCACCGCCGGTGGTGATCACGAAGGACTACGACCGGACCGAGACCGAGGCGGCGCTGTCGGGGTACACCGCCTTCGAGCACAACTTCCGGCTGTGGAACGACCGGGTGGTGGTGTTCGTCGAGACCGCGGAGCTCCAACGGGTCGCACCCGAGCGGGTGCCGGAGACGGGCGGCGGCTGACCGGCCCACCGCCGAACCCACGACAGTCGGCAACCTTTATTCGGTCGCCAGGGGTACCGATGCCCGTGACCGTTACCGTCCCAGGACCCACGCTCGGCGTCGTCGGCGGGGGCCAACTCGGCCGGATGCTCGCCGAGGCGGCCGCCCCGCTCGGCGTCGAGGTGGTCGTCCTCGATCCCACCCCGGACTGCCCCGCGGCGCCGGTCGCCCGCGACCAGATCGTCGGTGACTTCGACGACCCCGACGCGTTCGCCGAGTTCGCGGCGCGCGTCGACGCCGTCACCTTCGAGATCGAACTCGCCGACGCGGACCTGCTGGCCCGGGTCGCCGACGAGCACGGCGTCCCCGTCGATCCCGCCCCGGAGACGCTACGGACCATCGAGGACAAACTGGTCCAGAAGCGCACGCTCGCGGACGCCGGGATCCCGGTCCCGCCGTTCCGGCGGGTCGACGACGCCGACGACCTCCGCGACGCCCTCGCGGAGTTCGACGCGGTGATGCTGAAGGCCCGCACCGGCGGCTACGACGGCCGGGGCAACGTCCCGGTCTCGGACCCCGACGACGCCGAGGCAGCGATGGACGCGGTCGGCGGCCCTGCGATGGCGGAGGCGTTCGTCGACTTCGCGCGGGAGTTGTCGGTGATCGCGGTCCAGGGCGACGGCGAGGTCCGCACGTTCCCGGCGGGCGAGAACGTCCACGAAGAGGAGATCCTGCGGGAGACGATCCTCCCCGCGCGGACGACCGAGGCGGTTCTCGAACGCGCCGAGGGGGTCGCCCGCGACGTGCTCGACACCCTCTCGGGACGGGGGGTCTTCGGGATCGAACTGTTCGAGACCCGGGATGGGGAGATCCAGGTGAACGAGATCGCGCCGCGACCCCACAACTCCGGGCACTGGACGATCGAGGGCGCGCGCACCTCACAGTTCGAACAGCACGTCCGTGCCGTGCTCGGGTGGCCGCTGGGCTCGACGCGGCTTCGGTGTCCCACGGTGATGACCAACCTCCTCGGCACCGTCGACGAGCCCCGACCCGCCCGGCTCGGCAACGTCGAGGCCGTCCTCGGCGACCCGAACGCGTCGCTGCACTGGTACGGGAAAGCCGAGGTGCGGCCGCTCCGGAAGATGGGCCACGTCACCGTCACCGGCGACGGGGAGCGGGACCGCGATGCCAACCCTCTCGCGCACGCGAGAGAGCTCCGCGAGGCGGTACGCTTCGAGCACCCGGACGAATGACCGGCGACGCGAGCCACGCATACGATGACTGAGTACACCACAGACGGCGACGCCGACGTGACCGTACAGGACCTGATCGACCGACTCCACGAGGAGGCCGACCTCGAGTTCTCCGCCGCCGACACCCCGGATGTCGGGATCATCATGGGGTCGGACTCCGATCTGGACACGATGTCCGGCGCCCACGACGCCCTGGACCGCCTGGACTTCGCAGAGCAGACCGACCTCCGGGAGCCGCCCGAGTCGCGGTTCACCTACGAGACGTACGTCGTCTCCGCCCACCGGACGCCGGAACTGATGTACGCCTACGGCGAGACCGCCGCCGACCGCGGCCTCGACGTGGTGATCGCGGGCGCGGGCGGAAAGTCCGCGGATCTGCCGAACATAACCGCCTCCATCGCGTACCCCATCCCCGTGATCGGGGTCCCCGTGCAGGAGAAGTCCGTCGACTCGGTGATCGGGATGCCCACCGGCGCGCCGATCGTCGCGGTCGACGCCGGCAAGTCGTTCAACGCCGCGCTGTCGGCCGTTCAGATCCTCTCTCGCGAGCACGGGGAACTCCGCGACCGGCTGGACGAGTACCACGACGCCCTCGTTTCGGACGTCGCCCGCGACTCCCGGGACCTCCACGACCTGGGTGTCGATGGCTACCGCGAGCGCCGCGGGGAGTGATACTGTCGGCTATAGTCCCGTGAGGGGTTTCGACACCCCGGGGTGTCGAAAACCTTCAGGTAGTTATACCCAACAGTATGAGTTCCCGGATCCGGGGGTTCCCCCGGTTCCGACCCGCCCGGACCGCGACCACAAATCAACGCTTATGAGGTGCCACCTCTAAGCGCCACGTACAAGGAGACCACCGAATGAGTGAATGGATCGCAATCGGGGCTTTAGGGCTCGTCGCGGTCGGCATCCCGCTGGGGATGATGGCCGTCTCGGCGATACTCCGCCCGGGGGTCCCCGAACAAGGAAAACGCGCCACCTACGAGAGCGGTGAGATCCCGACCGGCACGGCGCGCGTCCAGTTCAACATCCAGTATTACATGGTCGCGCTGCTGTTCGTCGTGTTCGACGTCGAGACCGTTCTCATCTTCCCGTGGACCGTGATCTACCGGTCCGCGCTGAGCCAGGGGGTCGCCCTCTCGACGGTGCTGTGGCCGATGCTCGCGTTCGTGGGCATCCTCGTCGTCGGCCTGGTGTGGGCGTGGCGCAACGGCGCGGTCGAGTGGGTCAAAAGCCCGCTTGCGAACCGCCAAAAGACGGAACGAAACGCATGAGCAGCCAACGAGAAACACCATTCGTCACGGACGACTCGCACGTACAGACCGACACCCGGGACGCCCGGATGACCGGCGGCGGCGCGGACAACCGGTTCAACTCGAAGCTCCGGCAGGCGTTCGGCTCCTCGCCGTTCATCCTGACGAAGTTCGACCAGTTCATGAACTGGGTTCGCGGGTCGTCGATGTTTATGCTGCAGTTCGGCATCGCCTGTTGCAGCATCGAGATGATGCACACCTACTCGGTGAAACACGACCTCGACCGGTTCGCCGCGGGCGTCCCCCGCGCGTCGCCCCGGCAGGCCGACGTCATCATCGTCCCCGGGACGATCGTCTCGAAGTTCGCCCCGCGGATGAAACGGGTCTACGACCAGATGCCCGAGCCGAAGTTCGTGGTCGGGATGGGGTCGTGTACCATCTCCGGCGGCCCGTTCCAGGAGGGGTACAACGTCATCAAGGGCGCCGAGGAGGTCATCCCCGTCGACATCCACGTCCCCGGCTGTCCCCCGCGTCCGGAAGCGCTGATCTACGGGGTCGCGAAACTCCAGCAGCGCATCGCGGAGGGCGAGTCCAGCCCGGTGACGGTCAAGCCCTACGAGCTCGAACAGTTCGACGACCTCGAACAGGACGAGATCGTCGACCAGCTCGCCGACCAGATCGACGAGGAGGACCTGGTGATGCGGTACAACTGGGCTGATTCGCCATGAGCACGCTGAGACGTTCCTGCTCGCCGGACGGCTGCGCGGTCGCCGGCGCTGTTAGCGCCGGCTGTAAGAGGGATCTTCGATCCCTCTCTGGCTGCGACTCATCTACTCACGCTCGACACCGGAGGTGTCTCGCGTGAGCCTCGAAGAGCCGACCCCCGACGACGGCGCCGTCGAGACCCTCCCGACCGGCGGCGACGAGATCGCCGACCTGCTCGGCGACCTCGTCGTCGGCCGCGAGGAGCACCTCAACGCCCCCGGGTTCGTGATCCGCCCCGACGACGTCCAGGAGACGCTCCGGCGCCTCCGCGACGAGGCGGGCTTCGATCACCTCTCGTGTGTCACCGCCGAGGAGCGCGAGGACCGCTACGAGTCGATCTACCACCTCACCAGCTTCGACGACCGACAGCGCGAAGCCAGCGTGGTCGTCCCGACGCCGAAGTCCGACCCGACGAGTCAGACGGCAGAACCCGTCTTCCGGACGGCCGACTGGCACGAGCGGGAGGCGTACGACCTGATCGGGATCGACTACGAGGGACACCCCGACCTGCGTCGGATCCTGCTGCCCGACACCTGGCAGGGCCACCCGCTCTCGCAGAACTACGATCAGGACCGGCCGCAGATCGTGACCCTCAAAGAGTGGGAGAACCCGCTGGCCGACGACCACCGTGAGGAGGAAGGGGACACGATGTACATCAACATCGGCCCGCACCACCCCGCGACCCACGGCGTGCTCCACGTCAAGACCGTCCTCGACGGCGAGCAGGTCGTCGACGTGGATCCCGACATCGGCTACCTCCACCGGTGTGAGGAGCAGATGTGTCAGACCAAGACCTACCGGCACCAGATCATGCCGTACCCCGACCGGTGGGACTACGCCTCCTCCGGCCTCCTCAACGAGTGGGCCTACGCCCGCGCGGCGGAGGACCTCAACGACATCGACGTTCCGGAGTACGCCCAGGTCATCCGGACGATGGGTGCGGAACTCTGCCGCATCTGCTCGCATATGCTCGCGGTCGGGACGTTCGCCTTGGACGTCTACGGCGACTTCACCGCAATCTTCATGTACGCGATGCGGGATCGCGAGAAGGTCCAGAACATCTTAGAGGAGCTCACCGGCCAGCGGATGATGTTCAACTACTTCCGGTTGGGCGGCGTCGTGTGGGACCTGCCCGAACCCCGCGAGGAGTTCTTCGAGATGATCCGGGACTTCCTCGACGACCTGCCGGAGGCCTTAGAGGAGTACCACGACCTCATCACCACGAACGAGATCCTCCAGTCGCGGACGATCGATACCGGCGTGCTGCCGCCGGAGGTCGCGAAGTCCTACGGCGCGACCGGCCCGGTCGCCCGCGGGTCGGGGATCGACTACGACCTCCGCCGGGACGACCCCTACGGCTACTACGACGAACTCGAATGGGACGTCGTCACCGAGGACGGCTGCGACAACTTCAGCCGGCTGCTCGTCCGGCTCCGGGAGGTCGAGGAGTCCGCGAAGATCATCGAGCAGTGTGTGGACCTGCTCGAAGACTGGCCCGAAGAGGAACGGACGATCCAGTCGAACGTCCCGCGCACGCTGCGCCCCGACGACGACGCGGAGATCTACCGCGCCGTCGAGGCCGCGAAGGGCGAACTCGGCATCTACATCCGCGCGGACGGCACCGAGGAGCCCGGCCGGTTCAAGATCCGAAGTCCGTGTTTCTCGAACCTCCAGACCCTCCCCGAAATGAGTAACGGGGAGTACATCCCCGATATGGTCGCGTCGCTGGGCAGCCTCGACATCGTGCTCGGCGAGGTGGATCGCTGATGGGCCCGCTCCAGTCGCAGGTGTTGCTCCCCGAGCGAATCGCCGGGCTGCTGGGGCTCTCCGGCACCGTCGGGCAGATCGTCGGCGGCCTGATCGGCGCGTTCATCATCGCGAACCTGCTCTTGGTCCAGACGGCGGTCGCCGGCCCGTGGGCCAAACGGAAGATCACCGCCGCGTTCACCGACCGGATCGCGGTCAACCGCGTCGGGCCGTTCGGGCTGTTCGTGATCGTCGCCGACGCGGTCCGGCTGCTCTCGAAGGAGCTCGTGATCCCGCAAGGCGTCGACCGCCCGGCGTACGACCTCGGGCCGCTTCTGGTGCCGTTCTCGGCGCTGCTCGGCTTTGCGGTCATCCCGATGGGCAACGGGATCCACCTCGCGGATCCGGAGACCGGGCTGGTGTTCGCGTTCGCCGCGTCGTCGATCGCCTCCCTGGGACTGGTGATGATGGGGTACGCGTCGAACAACAAGTACTCGCTTCTGGGCGGCCTCCGGGCGATCGCGTCGAACATCGCCTACGAGATCCCGCTTATCATCACCGCGGCGTCGGTGATCATCTTCACCGGGTCGTTGCAGATGAGCGAGATCGTCGCCCAGCAGACCGAGCCGCTGCTGGTGCTGGGTGGCGTCACGATCCCGCAGTGGTTCGCGTTCGTCAACCCCTTTGCCTTTGCGCTGTTCGTGATCGCGAACCTCGCGGAGGTCGGCCGCAACCCCTTTGACGTGCCCGAGGCCCCGACCGAGATCGTTGCGGGCTATCAGACCGAGTACTCCTCGGTGTACTTCGTGTTGATCTACCTCGGGGAGTTCATCCACATCTTCCTCGGCGGCGCCCTGGCGGCCACGCTGTTCCTCGGCGGACCCGCCGGGCCGTTCCTGCCCGGCTTCGTCTGGTTCACGATCAAGATCTGGGCGTTCTACCTGTTCACCCAGTGGGCGCGGTCGGCGGTGCCGCGCATCCGCGTCGATCAGTTCCTCGACGTCGGGTGGAAGGGGATGCTCGTGCTCTCCTTCGCGAACCTGGTGCTCACGGCCGTAATCGTGGGAGTGATAGCATGATCGGCGTACTCAAATCGATGGCAACGACGATGAAACACGCATTGGACGGGGAGACGTTCACGGTGGAGTATCCGGACGTCGCCCCCGAAGTCAGCCCCCGGTTCCGCGGGGTCCACAAGTTCAGCCAGGAGCGGTGCATCTGGTGTCGGCAGTGCGAGAACGTCTGTCCCAACGACACGATCCAGATCGTCCAGGACGACAAGCGGAACGGCGAGCAGTACAACCTCCACATCGGGCAGTGCATCTACTGCCGGCTGTGCGAGGAGGTGTGTCCGGTCGACGCCATCCTGCTCACCCAG
Proteins encoded:
- a CDS encoding complex I subunit 1/NuoH family protein, producing MGPLQSQVLLPERIAGLLGLSGTVGQIVGGLIGAFIIANLLLVQTAVAGPWAKRKITAAFTDRIAVNRVGPFGLFVIVADAVRLLSKELVIPQGVDRPAYDLGPLLVPFSALLGFAVIPMGNGIHLADPETGLVFAFAASSIASLGLVMMGYASNNKYSLLGGLRAIASNIAYEIPLIITAASVIIFTGSLQMSEIVAQQTEPLLVLGGVTIPQWFAFVNPFAFALFVIANLAEVGRNPFDVPEAPTEIVAGYQTEYSSVYFVLIYLGEFIHIFLGGALAATLFLGGPAGPFLPGFVWFTIKIWAFYLFTQWARSAVPRIRVDQFLDVGWKGMLVLSFANLVLTAVIVGVIA
- the purE gene encoding 5-(carboxyamino)imidazole ribonucleotide mutase; its protein translation is MTEYTTDGDADVTVQDLIDRLHEEADLEFSAADTPDVGIIMGSDSDLDTMSGAHDALDRLDFAEQTDLREPPESRFTYETYVVSAHRTPELMYAYGETAADRGLDVVIAGAGGKSADLPNITASIAYPIPVIGVPVQEKSVDSVIGMPTGAPIVAVDAGKSFNAALSAVQILSREHGELRDRLDEYHDALVSDVARDSRDLHDLGVDGYRERRGE
- a CDS encoding NADH-quinone oxidoreductase subunit D is translated as MSLEEPTPDDGAVETLPTGGDEIADLLGDLVVGREEHLNAPGFVIRPDDVQETLRRLRDEAGFDHLSCVTAEEREDRYESIYHLTSFDDRQREASVVVPTPKSDPTSQTAEPVFRTADWHEREAYDLIGIDYEGHPDLRRILLPDTWQGHPLSQNYDQDRPQIVTLKEWENPLADDHREEEGDTMYINIGPHHPATHGVLHVKTVLDGEQVVDVDPDIGYLHRCEEQMCQTKTYRHQIMPYPDRWDYASSGLLNEWAYARAAEDLNDIDVPEYAQVIRTMGAELCRICSHMLAVGTFALDVYGDFTAIFMYAMRDREKVQNILEELTGQRMMFNYFRLGGVVWDLPEPREEFFEMIRDFLDDLPEALEEYHDLITTNEILQSRTIDTGVLPPEVAKSYGATGPVARGSGIDYDLRRDDPYGYYDELEWDVVTEDGCDNFSRLLVRLREVEESAKIIEQCVDLLEDWPEEERTIQSNVPRTLRPDDDAEIYRAVEAAKGELGIYIRADGTEEPGRFKIRSPCFSNLQTLPEMSNGEYIPDMVASLGSLDIVLGEVDR
- a CDS encoding flippase activity-associated protein Agl23, translating into MSPDGGHPDDPPSTGDADGPAVPSAADDAGGFAADARDDDPTGSAGPDADATRASDAAAPSDGPSSVVDVALPSDARRRLLAGLLGITAVALALRLVALGGRIFHWDEGRVGYWILRYHETGVHSYRPIVHGPFLPIVNDWLFAFLPVSDFAARLPVAVVGGLVPLVVWLFRERLRRTELLALAALLALNPIAVYYSRFMRNDVLVAVFAVAALGFVVRGFDTGRLRYAFPAAASLGLAFTTKENAILYVLCFLGAGAVLADHRLLAARARGESASTVLARWRAGTTDRLLRHGPSVRASLQRVGVVAVGSLALFFGVVFFFYAPRPDLWQALSSPAQLPGVVDAGTVGAAEKFVDTWASGSHQDHPYLPYLGDLAETLAYGAPAVVAFGVFGIVVDRYGVRGTGPREFVTFATYWAAASLVGYPIATDIQAPWAAVHVIVPLAIPAAVGVAFVVDAAGEAVAARDAVSVGLAALVVLSALGGAAAANAAYFNSTDEADKQVLQWAQPSNDLKPTVQVVGEVVAENDDGPDVLFVGSRPPGGDGETFYVRNESSLNTAPPGGPAWHDRLPLPWYLERYDAEITSTDPDEQRDAALSDPPPVVITKDYDRTETEAALSGYTAFEHNFRLWNDRVVVFVETAELQRVAPERVPETGGG
- a CDS encoding NADH-quinone oxidoreductase subunit A, whose amino-acid sequence is MSEWIAIGALGLVAVGIPLGMMAVSAILRPGVPEQGKRATYESGEIPTGTARVQFNIQYYMVALLFVVFDVETVLIFPWTVIYRSALSQGVALSTVLWPMLAFVGILVVGLVWAWRNGAVEWVKSPLANRQKTERNA
- a CDS encoding NuoI/complex I 23 kDa subunit family protein — encoded protein: MIGVLKSMATTMKHALDGETFTVEYPDVAPEVSPRFRGVHKFSQERCIWCRQCENVCPNDTIQIVQDDKRNGEQYNLHIGQCIYCRLCEEVCPVDAILLTQNFEFVADTKDDFVYNKEQLKNVPWYKDIDPLNSREPDRDAWIGEGTGEVDYQ
- a CDS encoding 5-(carboxyamino)imidazole ribonucleotide synthase, with the protein product MTVTVPGPTLGVVGGGQLGRMLAEAAAPLGVEVVVLDPTPDCPAAPVARDQIVGDFDDPDAFAEFAARVDAVTFEIELADADLLARVADEHGVPVDPAPETLRTIEDKLVQKRTLADAGIPVPPFRRVDDADDLRDALAEFDAVMLKARTGGYDGRGNVPVSDPDDAEAAMDAVGGPAMAEAFVDFARELSVIAVQGDGEVRTFPAGENVHEEEILRETILPARTTEAVLERAEGVARDVLDTLSGRGVFGIELFETRDGEIQVNEIAPRPHNSGHWTIEGARTSQFEQHVRAVLGWPLGSTRLRCPTVMTNLLGTVDEPRPARLGNVEAVLGDPNASLHWYGKAEVRPLRKMGHVTVTGDGERDRDANPLAHARELREAVRFEHPDE
- a CDS encoding NADH-quinone oxidoreductase subunit B; this translates as MSSQRETPFVTDDSHVQTDTRDARMTGGGADNRFNSKLRQAFGSSPFILTKFDQFMNWVRGSSMFMLQFGIACCSIEMMHTYSVKHDLDRFAAGVPRASPRQADVIIVPGTIVSKFAPRMKRVYDQMPEPKFVVGMGSCTISGGPFQEGYNVIKGAEEVIPVDIHVPGCPPRPEALIYGVAKLQQRIAEGESSPVTVKPYELEQFDDLEQDEIVDQLADQIDEEDLVMRYNWADSP